A window of Pseudomonas denitrificans (nom. rej.) genomic DNA:
CGAGCGCACGCAGCTGCGGGCCGCCGGGGCAGGCGGTGAGCTTGCCCAGGCTGTTGGGCAGGTTGTTGTTCACGGTGAAAGTCATGCCTTTCCAGCCGGCCTTGCGCGCGGCTTCCTTCAGCTCGGCAGCGACCTGCTGCTGCGCGGCGGCGTCGAGTTGCGCGCGCGCATCCTGGGCTTGTGCCAGGGCGGGAAGCAGCAGGAGGAAGCAGGCGGAAAGAGCCTTTCCGCATCCCGCCGCGCGGCGCGTCGAAAGCGGAAAAGCCGCGTTGCACGCGCTGTTTCGCGTCGCGCGTAAAGCCTTGTAAATCAACGACATGAAGCGATATTCCGGGGTGGGCATGCTTTGTGCTCTGTCGCTGCGCACACCGAAAGATGGCCGAACGACGAGAGCGGGTTGCGCGAATGAGTATACGGTTTGACGAGACCCTGGGTATCCACGAGAGAGCCCTCTCGCTGCACATGCAGCGCAGCGAAATCCTGGCCTCCAACCTGGCCAACGAAGACACCCCCGGCTTCAAGGCGCGGGACATCGACTTCGCCGCCGAGATGCAGCGCCAGGACAGCTCCAGCGTGCTGCTGGCGAGCACCAGCGCCGCGCGCCCTGACCTGAAGTACCGCATCCCCAACCAGCCTTCCCAGGACGGCAACAGCGTGGAGCTGTCCACCGAGCAAGCGGAGTTCTCGCGCAACGCGATGGATTTCCAGACCAGCCTGACCTTCCTGACCATGAAATTCCGCGGCCTCAAGCAGGCCATCGAAGGACGCTGACGCCATGGCATTCGATTCCATCTACCGCATCGCCGGCTCGTCGATGAACGCGCAGACCGTGCGCCTGAACACCGTGGCGAGCAACCTGGCCAACGCCGATTCCGCGGCCAACAGCCCGGACGCCGTGTACCAGGCGCGCAAGCCGATGTTCGCCGCCGTCTACGAGAACGACCAGCTCACCCGTGGCGCCGGCATGGGCGGCGCCCACGTGCAGGTGCTCGACGTGGTGACTTCCGGCCGCTCGCCGCAGCGCCGCTACGAGCCGGGCAGCCCGCTGGCCGACGCCACCGGCTACGTCTACTACCCCGACGTCAACGAGATCGAAGAGATGACCGACATGATGTCCGCCACCCGCAGCTTCGAGACCGGCGTGGAAGTGCTCAACCGTGTGAAGAGCATGCAGTCCAGCCTGCTGAAACTGGGAGACGCCTGATGAGCACGGTCAACAACGACACCGGCACCACCACCAGCGGCACCTCGACCGACACGCCCAAACAGGCGGTCAACCTCGGCGAACTGACCGACATGGAGAACAGCTTCATCACCCTGCTGGTCGCCCAGGTGCAATACCAGGACCCGACCAAGCCGGTGGACAGCACCGAGTTCATCAACCAGTACTCGGCCATGGCGCAGGTCAAGAGCATGCAGAACATGACCACCCTGCAGCAGAACAACCTGGTGCTGATGGACAACCTGCAGACCCTCACTGCCGCAGGTCTCGTCGGCCAGGAAGTGAAGGTCAGCGCCGACAGCCTGCAGCTGGACGGCGACGAGGTCAGCGGACAGATCACCCTGGAGCACGCCTCGGCCACCACCGTGCTGCAGCTCACCGATGCCAACGGCGTGCGCACCGACATCACCCTCGGCCCGCAGGAAGCCGGTGCCGTGCCCTTCAGCGTGGACCCGCAGGCGCTTGGCCTGAAGCCCGGCAAGTACAGCCTGGCGGTGAAGACCGAGAGCGGCGAGACGCCGGGCATCGAGGTGTCCGGCCTGGTGCACAACGTCCGCGTCAGCGCCGATGGCCCGGTGCTGGAAGTCGAGGGCGCAGGTTCGGTGCCCTTCTACAAGATCGTCGAATTCAGTCAGGGCCAGGCCGCCTGAGCGCCTGCTTCCCCCCTCTTAGGATGAGATAACGCCATGAGCTTCAACATCGCCCTGACCGGCCTGAACGCCGTCACCCAGCAACTGGACACCATCAGCAACAACATCGCCAACTCCGGCACCGTGGGCTTCAAGTCCTCGCGCACCGAGTTCGGCAGCGTCTACGCCGACGGCAAGGGCATGGGCGTGGAAGTCGCCGGCACCACCCAGAGCATCAGCCAGGGCGGTTCGCTGGTGTCGACCAACCGCGCGCTCGACCTCGCCATCTCCGGCGGCGGCTTCTTCGTGGTCAAGAGCGGCAACGGCGACACCCAGTACACCCGCGCCGGCGTGTTCAGCCAGGACAACGCCAACTACCTGATCAACGCCACCGGCCAGCGCCTGCAGGGCTACCCGACCGACGCCGCCGGCAACCTGCTGGTGGGCACCGTCTCCGACCTGCAGGTGAAGACCGCCAACCTGCCGGCCAAGGCCACCGACAAGCTGGAGTTCGTCGCCAACCTCGACTCCAACGAGACAGTACCGACCGTCTCGCCGTTCGACCCGCAGAAGGTGGAGACCTACAACTCCACCTACACCAGCAAGATCTACGACTCCCAGGGCAAGGAACACACCCTGACCCAGTACTTCGTGCTGACTGGCACCAACACCTGGGATGCGCATTACGCGGTGGATGGCAACGCTGTCGGCGCCACCCAGTCGCTGACCTTCGCCCCGGACGGCTCGCTGTCCTCGCCGATCGCTTCGGTGCCGGTGGGCTTCACCCTGCCCGGCGTCGACCCGATGAACATCTCGCTGGACTACACCGGCACCAGCCAGTACGGCTCGGACTTCGTCGTCACCACCAACCGCACCACCGGCTACGCCGCCGGCGAGCAGACCGGCATCGCGGTGGAGAACGACGGCAAGGTCTACGTCAACTACAGCAACGGCCAGCGCATGCTGCAGGGCCAGGTCGCCCTGGCCAACTTCATCAACAGCGGCGGCCTGCAGAACCAGAGCGGCACCGCCTGGACCGAGACCTCCGCCTCCGGCGCCCCGCTGATCGGCGTGCCCGGCATCGGCCAGTTCGGCTCGCTGTCGGCCGGCAACCTGGAAGGCTCCAACGTCGACATCACCCAGCAACTGGTGGGCCTCATGGAAGGCCAGCGCAACTACCAGGCGAACACCAAGGTGATGACCACCGACAAGGAACTCACCCAGGTCCTGTTCTCGGCCATCTAAGGACTCGTCATGGATCGCCTCGGCTACACCGCAATGACCGCCGCCAGCCGCAGCATGGCGGCGCTGGATGTGCGCGCGAACAACCTCGCCAACGTCAACACCCCCGGTTTTCGCGCCGACCTGGAGCACGCCACCGCCGTCGATGTGAGTGGCGCCGGCTATGACAGCCGCCACCTCGCGCGCATCGAGAGCAGCGGTGTGGACATGAGCGCCGGCACCCTGATGGCTACCGGGCGCGACCTCGATGTCGCCATCCAGGGCCAGGGCCTGTTCGCCGTGCAGAGCGGCAACGGCGAGGCGTACACGCGCCAGGGTAACCTCGAGATCGACGCTGACCGCCAGCTGATGATCAACGGCCGCGCCGTGCTCGGCGAAGGCGGGCCGATCACCCTGCCCGAGTACGACGCCATCGCCATCGGCAGCGACGGCACCATCTCGGTGATGCCGCGCGGCGACTTCATGATGACCGACGTCGACCGCCTCAAGCTGGTGGACGCCCCGGCTGCCTCCCTGGTGAAGAACGCCCAGGGCCTGCTGGTGAGCAAGGACGGCCAGAACGTCGCCGCCAGCGAGGACGTGCGGCTGGTCTCCGGACACCTGGAGCAAAGCAACGTCTCGGCCATCGACCAGCTGGTGGGGACCATGAGCCTGAACCGGCGGTTCGAGGCCCAGGTGAAGATGATGAAGGCCGCCTCGGATCTTGCCGAGGCCGGCGACCGCATGATCCGTGGCGGCTAACCCGCGGCGCGCAGACAGGAGCACAACATGAGTTCGGCACTTTGGGTCAGCAAGACCGGCCTGGCAGCCCAGGACACCGCGATGTCCACCGTGGCCAACAACCTGGCCAACGTGAACACCGTCGGCTTCAAGAGCGACCGCGCGGTCTTCGAGGACCTGTTCTACCAGGTGCAGCTGCAACCCGGCGCCCAGGCTGACCAGGTCAACACCGTGCCCTCGGGCATCCAGCTGGGCAGCGGCGTGCGCGTCGTCGGCACGCAGAAGGTGTTTACCGAAGGCAGCATGCAGACCACCGGCCAGCCCATGGACCTGGCCATCGTCGGCAGCGGCTTCTTCCAGGTCGAGGCGCCCAACGGCGACACCTACTACACCGAGAACGGCCAGCTGCAGCTGAACAATGAAGGCATCGTGGTCAACGCCCAGGGCCTGCCGCTGACACCGAACATCGAAGTACCGGCTGGCGCCAGCCGCTTCACCGTCGGCAGCGACGGCATCGTCACCGCCGTGCTGCCGGGCGAGACCCTGCCCACCGAGCTGGGCCAGATCACCCTGGTCAGCTTCACCAACCCGGCGGGCCTGGAAGCCCTCGGCGGCAACCTCTACAAGGAAACCGCCGCCAGCGGCGAGCCGCAGGAAGGCACGCCGGGCGAGGAAGGCCTGGGCAACCTCAAGCAGGGCGTGCTGGAAGGCTCCAACGTGCAGGTGGTGGAAGCGATGGTGAACATGATCGCCATCCAGCGCGCCTACGAGGCCAACGCCAAGGTGCTCGACGCCGCGTCGGGCATGCAGCAGTTCCTCAACCAGACGGTCTGACCATGACGCGCCTTGCCCTGCTGCTCGCCCTGGCGCTGCTCGCCGGATGCCAGAGCTTCGACGAGATGCTGCCGGACGAGGATTCCTCGACCTACCAGCCCCGGAGCTGGACTACAGCCAGCCGCCGACCACCAGCGGCGGGCTGTTCCGTTCCGGCTACGGCGGTTCGCTGCTGCGCGACAAGCGCGCGATCGGCGTCGGCGACATCGTCACCGTGGTGCTCAGCGAGTCCACCCAGTCGAGCAAGAGCGCGGGCACCAGCTTCGGCAAGCAGTCCAGCCTGGATGTGCCAGTGCCGACCATCCTGACCAAGGAGTACGGCGGCCTGGAAACATCTGCCACGGCCAACCGCGATTTCACCGGCTCGGCGAAAAGCTCGCAGCAGAACACCCTCTCCGGCTCCATTGCGGTGACCGTGCACAAGGTGCTGCCCGGCGGCGTGCTGCTGGTGAAGGGTGAAAAATCCCTGCGCCTGAACCAGGGCGACGAGTTCATCCGCCTCACGGGGCTGGTGCGCATCGACGACATCAACCGTTCCAACCAGGTGTCCTCGCAGAACGTCGCCAACGCCAAGATTTCCTACGCCGGGCGCGGCGTGCTCAACGACAGCAATTCGGCCGGCTGGCTGACGCGCTTCTTCACCCATCCGCTGTTCCCGATGTAAGCAGGCGAGCACTCCATGCGTAGAACGCTTATGTGTAGAACCCTTGCCCGCCTGCTGGCGAGCGCCTGTTTGTTCTGGCAGGCCGAGGCGCTGGCCATCCCGCTGCTCGACCTGGTGGACATCGAAGGTGTGCGCGAGAACCAGCTGATCGGCTACGGCCTCGTCGTCGGCCTGGACGGCACTGGCGACAAGAACCAGGTGAAATTCACCAACCAGTCGGTGGCCAACATGCTCAAGCAGTTCGGCGTGAACCTGCCGCCGAACGTCGACCCGAAGCTGAAGAACGTCGCCGCGGTGAGCGTCACCGCCAGCGTGCCGCCGTCCTACAGCGCCGGGCAGACCATCGACGTCACCGTGTCCTCGCTGGGCGACGCCAAGAGCCTGCGCGGCGGCCTGCTGCTGATGACGCCGCTGCAGGGCGTGGACGGCGAAGTCTACGCGCTGGCCCAGGGCAACCTGGTGGTCGGCGGCCTGCATGCGCAGGGCCAGAGCGGCTCCAGCGTGTCGATCAACAGCGCCAACAGCGGCCTGATTCCCAACGGCGCGACCATCGAACGGATGATTCCCAGCGATTTCGCCCAGCGCCCGGACGTGATGCTCAATGTGCGCAAGCCGAGTTTCCAGACCGCCACCCAGGTGATGAATGCAGTCAACGAGCGCTTCGGCTCCGGCACCGCCACCGCGCTGGACGGCACCAAGGTGTCCGTCCGCGCCCCGGTCAGCCTGGCCCAGCGCACCAGCTTCATGGCCATGCTCGAAGGCATGGAAGTGCAGGAAGGCCGCACCCGGCCCAAGGTGGTGTTCAACAGCCGTACCGGCACCGTGGTGGTCGGCCAGGGCGTGCGCGTCAAAGCCGCCGCGGTCGCCCACGGCTCGCTCACCGTGACCATCAGCGAGAACCCCCAGGTCAGCCAGCCGGGTCCGTTCTCCAACGGCACCACGGCGGTCACCCCGCAGTCGGACGTCTCGGTCAGCCAGGACAAGAAACCGATGTTCAAGTGGCCCGAGGGCACCAGCCTGGAAAGCATCATCAACACGGTGAACAGCCTGGGCGCAACGCCGGATGACGTGATGAGCATTCTCCAGGCGCTGGAGCAGGCCGGTGCGCTGAATGCCGAGCTGGTGGTCATCTAAATGGGGTTGATGCTCTTTCGCCGAGAGTCGCGTTGCCGCGTCAAATCACGCCAGGCTAGACGCGGGGCGACGGCAATGGTCGCTCCCTTGGCTAGCCCCGCAACGACGCATGGCGTGATTTGCCGCGCAACCCGGAGGGACGGGCCGCATTTTGCGCAGAGCGTCGTTACTCATCGTTCATTTGGAATGACCAAACCACACGATTCGCGCCTAGCCCTGCGCAAAATGCGGCGCCGTCGCGACCTCGTCGAAAGAGCATCAGCCCCATGAGCATCACCTCGCTCAACCGTCCCATCGTCCCCAGCGGCCAGCCCGGCGAGTCGCCCGAGCAGGTCCGCCGCGAGCAGTTGCAGGCGGCCTCCGAACAGTTCGAGGCGATGTTCCTGCAGCAGATCCTCAAGCAGATGCGCAAGGCCGGCGACGTGCTGTCCGCCGGCAGCCCGCTGCGCAGCCGCGACCTCGATACGATGCGCGACTTCTACGACGAAGCGCTGGCCGAGCACCTGGCCTCGCGCAAGCAGACCGGCATCGCCGACCTGCTGGTGCGCCAGCTCTCCGCCGAGCCTGCCGACACCACCGAACCGGTGGCGCTCGCCGACAGCGGCGAAGCGCTGCGCCGGCCGTCGGTGTCCAGCCGCAACCCGCTGGTGGACACCTGGCAGCGTGGCGTGGACCGTCTCGCCCACGCCTGGCAGCAGGGCACGGCGGGCTTCCGCACCCTGGTGGACAGCGTGATCGGCCAGGAGTCCGGCGGCAACGCCGCCGCCGTCTCGCCCAAGGGCGCGCGCGGCCTGATGCAGCTGATGCCCGACACCGCCCGCGAAGTTGCCGGCGAGCTGGGCCTGCCCTACGACGAGCAGCGCCTGACCAGCGACCCGGCCTACAACAAGGCCCTGGGCAGCGCCTACCTGGGCAAGATGCTCGACCGGTACGACGGCCAGCACGTGCTCGCCCTGGCCGCGTACAACGCCGGCCCCGGCAAGGTCGATGAGTGGCTGAAGAACAACGGCGATCCGCGCAGCGGACAGATCGGCATGGCCGACTGGGTGCGCAGCATCCCCTTTGAGGAGACCCGCGACTACACCCTCGGCGTGCTCCGTCGCGTGCGCGAGGCCCAGGCGCCGGCGCGCATCCCCGGCAGCGGCCTGTCGCCGGAGAGCGGCTTGAAGCACGCGCCGCAGGAAGGATTTAAGCGCCACAGTGATTACGTCGCCTATCAGGGACAACAGCCCGAATTTGTTTCCCGACCGGCCTCGGCGGCGTTTGCCCAGCCGATCCGCCTCGAGTCGAAGGAGAATGCCTCTTGAGTATGTTGAGCCAGATCGGCTACAGCGGCCTGCGCGCGGCGCAGATCGCCCTGGCCACCTCCGGCCAGAACGTCGCCAACGCCAACACCCCCGGTTTCAGCCGGCTGAGCCCGGTGCTCGCGTCGCTGGCCGGCGAGGGTGGCCTGAACGTCGGCGGCGGCGTGACGGTGACCAGCATCCGCCGGATGGCCAACGACTTCCAGAACCAGCAGCTGTGGCGCGCCACCACCGAGCAGAGCTACTACGACAGCGGCCAGCAGTACCTGTCCGCGCTGGAAGGCCTGATGGGTGGCGAAGGCTCGAGTATCAGCGTCGGCCTGGACAACTTCTTCGCCGCGCTCAGCGAGGCCACCGCCACGCCCGGCTCGGTCGCCCTGCGCCAGCAGATCGTCAACGAGACCAGGAACCTCGCCCAGCGCTTCAATGGCCTGTCCGGCAACATCGACAGCCAGCTGCGCGCCCTGCAGGAGCAGCGCGGCTCCATGGTCGGCGAGATCAACGGGCTGACCGCCAACCTCGCCGCGCTGAACAAGCAGATCGTCGAAGTCGGCTCTTCCGGCGGCGACACCACCGCGCTGCGCGACCACCGCGAGAGCCTGGTGCAGGACCTCTCCAGGTACGCCTCGATCCGCGTCAACGAAGTGGCCGACGGCTCGCTCACGGTTTCCCTCGCCAACGGCCAGCCGCTGGTGGCCGGCAACTCCGCCGGGCAACTGGCGATCAGCCGCACTTCCTCGGGCGAGCAGGAAATCGCCCTGACCTTCGCCGGTACCAGCTTCCCGCTGACCCAGGACGGCATGGGCGGTTCGCTGGGCGCGCTGTACGACACCGAGTACGACACCCTGCGGCCGAACCAGACTGCCCTGCACGAAATGGCCGGGCAGTTCGCCCAACTGGTCAACGACACCCTGGCCAATGGCTTCGACCTCAATGGCAACCCCGGTCAGGCGCTGCTCAGCTACAACGCCGGCAGCACCACGGCGATGCTCAGCGTGAACGGCCTCAAGCCCGAGGAGCTGGCGCTGTCGGACACCGCCGGCGAGAGTGGCAACAACAGGAACCTGCTGGACCTGCTGGAACTCAAGGGCCAGAGCATCACCGTTGGCGGCAGCCAGGTCACCCTCAACGACGCCTTCGCCGGCCTGCTCGGCAAGGTCGCCAGCGCCAGCCGGCAGAACCAGGCCGACCAGAAGACCGCCACCACCGTGGCCACCCAGGCCCAGGCCCAGCGCGACAGCGTCAGTGCAGTGAGCCTGGATGAAGAGGCGGTCAACCTGATCACCTACCAGCAGGCCTATCAGGCCAACATGAAAGTCATCAGCACCGCCAAGGAGCTGTTCGACTCGATGCTCGCGGCTTTCTAAGGGCCATTGCGAAGGACAGCACCATGCGCATTACCAACGCACAGATCACCGCGCTGATGAGCGGTTCGATGAACAGCAACTCGGCTTCCCTGGGCAAGCTGATGCAGCAGATGTCCACCGGCCAGCGCATCCTCCAGCCCTCCGACGACCCCATCGCCAGCGTGCGCATGCTGCGCATCCAGCGCGAGGAAGCGAGCCTGGCGCAGTACCGCACGAACATCAGCAACGTCTCGGGCAACCTCTCCACCCAGGAGGCCAACCTGCAGGCCACCTCGGACTCCATGCTCAACGTGCGCGACCTGCTGCTCTGGGCGGCCAACGGCTCGAACACGCCCAAGGACCTGAACGCCATGGCCGGCGAGCTGGAGAGCATCGAGAAGACCATCGTCAGCTTCGTCAACGTGCGTGACGAAGAGGGCCGCTACCTGTTCTCCGGCACCCTGAGCGACACCGCGGCGGTGACCTACGAACCGCTGACCGACACCTACGTCGCCACCGGCAACGACAAGTCGCGCCAGGCGGCCGTGGCCAACGGCGTCCAGGTGGAAGAGAACGTCACCGCGCTGGGCATGTTCGGCAGCAGCATGGACTTCCTCAACCAGCTCCACGCCACGGTGAAGATGCTCAAGGACCCGGCCCTGGATACCACCGACCCGACGGTGCAGGCGCAGATCGCCGCGACCATCGACGGCCTCGACAGCGCCCACGACGGTGTGCTCGGCGCCATCACCGAGCTGGGCGGGCGGCAGAACACCCTGACCATGCTCAACTCGAGCAACGAGGAGGTGTCGCTGGTGAACCAGAAGATCAACGGCGAGCTGTCGCAGCTGGACTACGCCGGCGCGAGCATCGACCTGAACACCTACCAGCTGGCGCTGCAGGCCACGCAGAAGACCTACCTGAAGCTCAACGACCTGTCGCTGTTCAGCCGCCTGTAAGTTTCTTCGTAGGGGAGCCGGGCCGCGCCGCAAGGAGGTCTGGACGCCAATCGGCGGCGCAGCGCCCGGTTCCCCTACTTTTTATCCCGCCTCCGCCCGGCCCCAGTGCCGGGCGGAAGCACATCCGGTGCAGAGGTCACCATGAAGGTCATCAAGCAACTGCCGGCCGCCGCCGTCTTCGATCCCAGCGCCCGCCGCGACGTCATCCTGCCCTCCACCGGCGAGCGGCAGAACACCCTGCGCAAGAACGAAGAGAAAAGTGAAAACGCCGCGCAGATGGCGCGGGGCGCGCAGAAGAGCGGCAGCTTCAACCTGCAGCTCAACCAGCAGTTGTCCTCCATGCAGTCGGCCGACAGCTACCTGGGCGACCTGCAGGACCGCCTCGGCGGTCTCAAGCTCAACCTCAGCCGCGAACTCAGCGCGCCGCAGTCCCAGGACCGCGAAGGCGTGCGCCAGGCCACGCGGCAGGTCAACGAATTGCTGGAGCAGCGCGCCCAGCGTTCGGACGGCAGCCTCGACGCCAATTTCCGCCTGCGCCTCAACGAGCCGGTGCGCAGCCGCTTCAGCCTCGAAGGCCTGGAGTCGGTGCAGGACATCCAGCGCTCGGGCAAGGAAACCCTGCTGTTCAGCGCTGGGCGCCAGCTCGCGGAACCGGCGGCGGTGGTGCTGGACGATGGCATGAGCACCGAGCAGGTGCTGCGCCGCTTCAACGCCACGCTCGGCCAGGCCGGCATTCGCGCCGAACTCGATAGCGATGGCGCGCTGAAGTTCTCCGCCCCCGAGGCCGACTGGCAACAGCTCAAGGGCCAGTTGGCGGTGCAGGGCGAGGGCAAGCTGTTCGCCAAGGGCAAGAACACCCGGCTGAAAAGCCAGGAAGAGGGGCTGCTGGCGTTCCCCACCGAGATCAAGACCGATGCCTTCCGTGAGCAGCGCCAGTTGCTCGATTCGGTGGTGTCGGCGCTGGATCGCATTGGCGGCCTGCGCGACCAGCTGCGTCATCGCCAGGACGACATCCGCGACTTCCTCGACCGCCACGCCAGCGAGGACGAACGCGAGTGGGCGCACACCTTCGCCGCTTCCATGCTCGACCGCATGGGGCGCAGCGCCACGCACTACAGCGCGGCGGCGCAGACGGTGGTGGCCCAGGCCAACCTGAGTCGCTTCGCGGTGGTCAGCCTGCTGGCCTGAGATGCACAGGCCTCCCGGGCACGGCTTTCGTAGGGCGCATAACGCGCCAGCGTTATCCGCCGTGCGGGTTGCGGCGGATAACCTGTTCCAGGTTATGCGCCCTACGGGTATCGCTGTTCGGGAGCGGTTCGCGAGCAAGCTCGCTCCTACAGGTCGGACCGCCGTGCTCTTTGTAGGAGCGAGCTTGCTCGCGAACCGCACGGCACCCAAATTCCAGGCAATAAAAAAGGCGGAGCCCCGCTCCGCCTTTGTCGTACTTCACATCGAGCCAATCAAGCCAGCTTCAGCAGCCCCATGCCCAGCACCAGCATCGCCAGGCCGACCCAGCCGCGCCAGACCAGGCGCTGACCGAACAGTGCCCAGCCCATGGCGACGGTGGCGAGGATGCCGAAGCCGCCCCAGATGGCGTAGGCCACCGACAGCTCGATGCCGCGTACCGCCTGGGCGAGCGCGGTGAACGCGCCCAGCACGCAGAGGATCGAGGCTGCGCCGATCAGGCGCTTGCGGAAGCCGTCGGAGTACTTGAGCAGCAGGTTGGCGATCACTTCCAGGACGATGGCCAGGCCCAGCCAGGCCATCGGAATCAGGTCATGGTTCAGCATGTCACGGCCTCCCCATTCAGTTCACGGCGCTCTTCATGACGGCCGGTACGGGTACCGGATTTCACCAGCAGGATGCCGGCGATCATCACGGCCAGGCCCAGGGCCTTGTCCAGGCTCAGGTGCTCGCCGAGGAAGAAGGCGCTGACCAGGGTGATCAGCACGATGCCGATGCCTTCCCACAGGGCGTAGGCCACGCCGACCGGCACGCGCTTGATGGCCAGCGACAGGAAGTAGTACGACAGGCCGATCATCACGTACATCAGCAGCAGCCCGGCAACCGGGAACAGCGTGTGGGTGAATTTCATCGAGGTGGTGCCAACGACTTCGAAGCCGATGGCGGCTAGCAGATAGATCCAGGAACGCATGGTAAAGCCCTCCCACGGGCAGCCGCGCGCAGTCTCGCTAAGAGCATCCTTGCGGCGGGTTCGGTTCGGGTTCGGTGGTGCCGACTCGGGCGGGAATCACCTGTGAGTGTTCACCGCGCTTGGCGCCACCAGAAGGTGGTTGCCGAAGGGAGGAGCTAGAGGTCGCCGGTCCAGTGACGCTCGCGCGAAACCAGACGGGAAGTGGGGAGAGGTAGAGCCTTGATGTTCAACATAATGAACATATTGTGCCCATTTTTCGCTTCGCTGGCAAATCGACCCGGTTGATTTACGTCATGAATGCCCATGAAATGGCGCCTGCGAACCCCACTGGACCCTGCGCGCCATCAGGGTTGTGCAATATTCTGTTCACCTTGCTTCGCCTGCGACAGCGCGCCACAGGTATGACCTGCGCCGGGTTGCCGAGGCACCCATCCTGCTAGCATCCTGGCTCGAAATCCTGACGGAGACTGCGATGATCGCCCTGCGAGAAGCCTGGAAGGCCGGACTCTTCGGCCGTGAGCACTGGACGCGCAACCTGGTGGCCGGGGTCATAGTCGGGGTGGTCGCGCTGCCGCTGGCCATGGCCTTCGCCATCGCCAGCGGGGTGAAGCCGGAGCAGGGCATCTACACGGCGATCTTCGCCGGCGTGCTGGTCTCGCTGCTGGGCGGCAGTCGCGTGCAGATCGCCGGCCCCACCGGTGCCTTCATCGTCATCCTCGCCGGCGTCACCGCCAAGTACGGCGTGGATGGCCTGCAGATCGCCACGCTGATGGCCGGCGCGATCCTCGTGCTGCTGGGCGTCAGCCGCCTGGGCAGCATTATCCGCTTCATCCCCGCGCCGGTGATCGTCGGCTTCACCGCCGGCATCGGGGTGATCATCTGGGTCGGCCAGTGGAAGGACTTCTTCGGCCTGCCGGCGGTCACCGGCGAGCACTTCCACCAGAAGCTCTGGCACCTGATCCAGGCGTTGCCGCAACTGCACCTGGCGACAACTGTGCTGGCGCTGCTGAGCCTGGCGCTGGTGCTGTTCACCCCACGCATCGCCGCGCTGCGCCGGGTGCCCGGCCCGCTGGTGGCGATGGTGGTGGTGACGGCCATCCAGTCGCTGTTCCACTTCGAGGGCGTCGCCACCATCGGCAGCGCCTTCGGTGGTATTCCCCAGGGCCTGCCGAGCTTCAGCCTGCCGGAAGTGACCCTGCCGCGGGTGCTCGAACTGATCGGCCCGGCCT
This region includes:
- the flgB gene encoding flagellar basal body rod protein FlgB encodes the protein MSIRFDETLGIHERALSLHMQRSEILASNLANEDTPGFKARDIDFAAEMQRQDSSSVLLASTSAARPDLKYRIPNQPSQDGNSVELSTEQAEFSRNAMDFQTSLTFLTMKFRGLKQAIEGR
- the flgC gene encoding flagellar basal body rod protein FlgC, which codes for MAFDSIYRIAGSSMNAQTVRLNTVASNLANADSAANSPDAVYQARKPMFAAVYENDQLTRGAGMGGAHVQVLDVVTSGRSPQRRYEPGSPLADATGYVYYPDVNEIEEMTDMMSATRSFETGVEVLNRVKSMQSSLLKLGDA
- a CDS encoding flagellar hook capping FlgD N-terminal domain-containing protein, translated to MSTVNNDTGTTTSGTSTDTPKQAVNLGELTDMENSFITLLVAQVQYQDPTKPVDSTEFINQYSAMAQVKSMQNMTTLQQNNLVLMDNLQTLTAAGLVGQEVKVSADSLQLDGDEVSGQITLEHASATTVLQLTDANGVRTDITLGPQEAGAVPFSVDPQALGLKPGKYSLAVKTESGETPGIEVSGLVHNVRVSADGPVLEVEGAGSVPFYKIVEFSQGQAA
- the flgE gene encoding flagellar hook protein FlgE encodes the protein MSFNIALTGLNAVTQQLDTISNNIANSGTVGFKSSRTEFGSVYADGKGMGVEVAGTTQSISQGGSLVSTNRALDLAISGGGFFVVKSGNGDTQYTRAGVFSQDNANYLINATGQRLQGYPTDAAGNLLVGTVSDLQVKTANLPAKATDKLEFVANLDSNETVPTVSPFDPQKVETYNSTYTSKIYDSQGKEHTLTQYFVLTGTNTWDAHYAVDGNAVGATQSLTFAPDGSLSSPIASVPVGFTLPGVDPMNISLDYTGTSQYGSDFVVTTNRTTGYAAGEQTGIAVENDGKVYVNYSNGQRMLQGQVALANFINSGGLQNQSGTAWTETSASGAPLIGVPGIGQFGSLSAGNLEGSNVDITQQLVGLMEGQRNYQANTKVMTTDKELTQVLFSAI
- the flgF gene encoding flagellar basal-body rod protein FlgF, whose translation is MDRLGYTAMTAASRSMAALDVRANNLANVNTPGFRADLEHATAVDVSGAGYDSRHLARIESSGVDMSAGTLMATGRDLDVAIQGQGLFAVQSGNGEAYTRQGNLEIDADRQLMINGRAVLGEGGPITLPEYDAIAIGSDGTISVMPRGDFMMTDVDRLKLVDAPAASLVKNAQGLLVSKDGQNVAASEDVRLVSGHLEQSNVSAIDQLVGTMSLNRRFEAQVKMMKAASDLAEAGDRMIRGG
- the flgG gene encoding flagellar basal-body rod protein FlgG, which gives rise to MSSALWVSKTGLAAQDTAMSTVANNLANVNTVGFKSDRAVFEDLFYQVQLQPGAQADQVNTVPSGIQLGSGVRVVGTQKVFTEGSMQTTGQPMDLAIVGSGFFQVEAPNGDTYYTENGQLQLNNEGIVVNAQGLPLTPNIEVPAGASRFTVGSDGIVTAVLPGETLPTELGQITLVSFTNPAGLEALGGNLYKETAASGEPQEGTPGEEGLGNLKQGVLEGSNVQVVEAMVNMIAIQRAYEANAKVLDAASGMQQFLNQTV
- a CDS encoding flagellar basal body P-ring protein FlgI; this encodes MCRTLARLLASACLFWQAEALAIPLLDLVDIEGVRENQLIGYGLVVGLDGTGDKNQVKFTNQSVANMLKQFGVNLPPNVDPKLKNVAAVSVTASVPPSYSAGQTIDVTVSSLGDAKSLRGGLLLMTPLQGVDGEVYALAQGNLVVGGLHAQGQSGSSVSINSANSGLIPNGATIERMIPSDFAQRPDVMLNVRKPSFQTATQVMNAVNERFGSGTATALDGTKVSVRAPVSLAQRTSFMAMLEGMEVQEGRTRPKVVFNSRTGTVVVGQGVRVKAAAVAHGSLTVTISENPQVSQPGPFSNGTTAVTPQSDVSVSQDKKPMFKWPEGTSLESIINTVNSLGATPDDVMSILQALEQAGALNAELVVI
- a CDS encoding lytic transglycosylase domain-containing protein; the encoded protein is MSITSLNRPIVPSGQPGESPEQVRREQLQAASEQFEAMFLQQILKQMRKAGDVLSAGSPLRSRDLDTMRDFYDEALAEHLASRKQTGIADLLVRQLSAEPADTTEPVALADSGEALRRPSVSSRNPLVDTWQRGVDRLAHAWQQGTAGFRTLVDSVIGQESGGNAAAVSPKGARGLMQLMPDTAREVAGELGLPYDEQRLTSDPAYNKALGSAYLGKMLDRYDGQHVLALAAYNAGPGKVDEWLKNNGDPRSGQIGMADWVRSIPFEETRDYTLGVLRRVREAQAPARIPGSGLSPESGLKHAPQEGFKRHSDYVAYQGQQPEFVSRPASAAFAQPIRLESKENAS